Proteins encoded by one window of Ulvibacter sp. MAR_2010_11:
- a CDS encoding DUF6095 family protein encodes MKHTDKDLLLKGIKKMALALPLLFLSPYLLTLSFLNKDNYMFYLALILGLIAGAGAIYLCFKGINTIIKSMFG; translated from the coding sequence ATGAAACACACCGATAAAGACTTATTACTTAAAGGAATTAAGAAAATGGCTTTGGCCCTGCCATTGCTGTTTTTAAGTCCGTATTTGCTTACGCTCTCCTTTTTAAACAAGGATAATTATATGTTCTATCTGGCTCTTATTTTGGGGCTTATTGCCGGAGCAGGTGCTATTTATCTATGTTTTAAAGGAATTAATACCATTATAAAATCTATGTTTGGATAG
- a CDS encoding TonB-dependent receptor domain-containing protein, translated as MALKKILIVLVCFGTIILHAQERYTLSGTVSEADTGETLIGVNVLIPSLQTGTVTNQYGFYSITLPEGDYEIFYSNLGFATQKITLPLRQNIQQNIDLKIDTEELDEVILKTDVERLNIKKPQMSVNSLSMETIRQIPVVLGETDVIKSITLLPGVTNAGEGASGFNVRGGAADQNLILLDEATLYNSSHLFGFFSVFNPDAIKDLTLYKGGIPARYGGRISSVLDIYQKDGSKREFRANGGIGLVASRLLLEGPIKKDSASFLVGGRSSYAHLFLPLFNNDNIAYFYDLNTKISYNLNKNNRLYLSGYFGRDVFSIADSFANSFGNATFNLRWNHLFSDKLFSNLSLIYSDYFYGLELKFVEFDFDSGIQNMNLKYDFTHFLSEKIDLRYGLNSIYYAFNPGDIKPTTEDSGINPFKLTDKYAFENALYADAEIEISDRLAVQAGLRLSTFNRLGQEALNIYADDNPIRYDDALKIYQKATPIDTVSFSRGTTIKAFAQLEPRFAVAYQLNENASVKASYNRMAQYIHLISNTTSPTPFDIYAPSGKYIDPQLADQVAVGYFRTFESYSLEVESFYKTVQNRLDYVDDANLIANNAVEQILLKGKARAYGLEVLFRKTEGKLKGWIAYTLSKSEQRTPGRTPSETGINNGAWYNSPWDKTHDISVTTQYELSKKWSFGANMVYQTGQPSTFPSGQYVYNDIVVPVYEARNSSRLPSYHHMDVSASWVPKPYSKKSWKSEWVFSIYNVYNRKNAASISFRENTNINKNEAVRLSIFGIIPAITYNFKF; from the coding sequence ATTGCATTGAAGAAAATTCTTATAGTATTGGTATGCTTCGGAACTATAATTTTGCATGCCCAGGAACGATATACCTTGAGCGGCACTGTTTCTGAAGCGGATACGGGTGAGACACTTATTGGTGTAAATGTACTCATCCCAAGCCTGCAAACCGGTACAGTAACAAATCAGTATGGCTTTTATTCTATCACCCTTCCCGAAGGCGATTATGAGATCTTCTATAGCAACCTAGGATTTGCCACCCAGAAAATAACACTCCCTCTACGACAAAATATCCAACAGAATATCGATTTGAAAATAGACACTGAAGAGTTGGATGAAGTAATCCTAAAAACTGATGTGGAAAGACTCAACATCAAAAAACCCCAGATGAGTGTCAACTCGCTTTCCATGGAGACTATCAGGCAAATCCCGGTGGTTTTGGGCGAGACAGACGTGATTAAATCCATCACGCTATTGCCGGGTGTGACCAATGCCGGAGAAGGTGCGAGTGGATTTAACGTTCGAGGTGGTGCGGCCGATCAGAATTTGATCTTACTGGATGAAGCCACGCTCTATAATTCATCCCATCTTTTCGGGTTCTTCTCGGTATTTAATCCCGATGCTATTAAGGACCTTACCTTGTATAAGGGCGGAATTCCGGCCCGTTATGGTGGACGGATTTCTTCGGTATTGGATATTTATCAGAAGGACGGCAGTAAACGAGAGTTTCGCGCCAATGGTGGAATCGGACTTGTAGCAAGCCGATTACTGTTAGAGGGGCCAATAAAAAAAGATTCTGCTTCCTTCTTGGTAGGAGGAAGAAGCAGTTATGCGCATTTGTTTTTACCCTTATTCAACAATGATAATATAGCCTATTTCTATGATCTCAACACTAAAATAAGCTATAACCTTAATAAAAATAATAGATTATATCTTTCGGGTTACTTCGGAAGGGATGTTTTCAGCATCGCAGACAGCTTTGCGAATAGTTTTGGAAATGCCACTTTCAACCTGCGATGGAATCATCTTTTTTCAGATAAATTGTTTAGCAACCTTTCGCTTATCTATTCGGATTATTTCTACGGGCTGGAACTTAAATTCGTAGAATTCGATTTCGACAGTGGAATCCAAAACATGAATCTAAAATATGATTTTACCCATTTTCTTTCAGAAAAAATAGATCTTCGCTATGGTCTTAACAGTATTTACTACGCCTTCAATCCCGGTGATATAAAACCCACTACCGAAGATTCCGGAATCAATCCCTTCAAACTAACAGACAAGTATGCTTTTGAGAATGCCCTTTACGCAGATGCCGAAATTGAAATATCAGATAGGCTGGCAGTGCAGGCGGGGCTTCGGCTTTCCACCTTCAACAGACTGGGACAGGAGGCGTTAAACATCTATGCAGACGACAATCCAATACGCTACGACGACGCTCTAAAGATTTACCAAAAAGCCACGCCTATAGACACAGTTTCCTTTTCCCGAGGCACTACCATAAAAGCATTTGCACAACTGGAACCGCGGTTCGCCGTCGCCTATCAATTAAATGAAAACGCATCGGTGAAAGCAAGTTATAACCGAATGGCGCAGTACATCCATCTTATTAGTAATACTACTTCTCCCACCCCTTTCGATATTTATGCCCCCAGTGGGAAATACATCGATCCGCAGTTAGCCGATCAGGTTGCAGTGGGTTATTTCAGAACATTCGAGTCATACTCACTGGAAGTTGAGAGCTTCTATAAAACTGTGCAGAATCGATTGGACTATGTAGACGACGCCAATCTCATCGCTAATAATGCCGTCGAACAAATATTATTGAAAGGAAAGGCGAGGGCCTACGGTTTGGAGGTGCTCTTCAGGAAAACCGAAGGCAAACTAAAAGGTTGGATTGCTTATACACTCTCAAAGAGCGAGCAGCGAACCCCCGGAAGAACACCTTCAGAAACAGGAATTAATAACGGTGCCTGGTACAATTCTCCATGGGACAAGACACACGACATTAGCGTGACGACCCAATACGAGCTATCTAAAAAATGGTCCTTTGGAGCAAACATGGTCTACCAAACAGGCCAACCATCTACTTTTCCCAGTGGGCAATACGTTTACAACGATATTGTAGTTCCGGTTTATGAAGCACGTAACAGCAGCAGGTTGCCCTCCTATCACCATATGGACGTGTCGGCTAGCTGGGTTCCCAAACCCTATTCGAAGAAAAGCTGGAAGAGCGAGTGGGTCTTTAGCATTTACAATGTCTACAATAGAAAGAACGCCGCTTCAATTTCTTTCAGAGAGAATACAAACATCAACAAAAATGAGGCGGTACGCTTGTCAATTTTCGGCATTATCCCTGCTATCACATATAATTTTAAATTTTAG
- a CDS encoding DUF4249 domain-containing protein has translation MKQLLFILLVFFCLTACEEVIEIDLNESAPKLVIDASVTKNIETNDAVARVRLTTTKPFFDNGPTDVNNASVTITDDNGVVYVLPGSGNGYYGIEPFNVEPGIAYTLEVIFNGESYIATEMLEPVASLDFVEQRNDGGFSGEDIELKAFFTDPLNTDNYYFFEGLSERGDFYDTFNDEFFDGNTIFGYYLVEDLSAGDEVTFYLHGVDASFYNFMFVLLQQSSDQSDGPFETQAATVRGNLVNTTQPDNFPLGYFRISEVSTLTYTVQ, from the coding sequence ATGAAGCAACTCCTCTTTATACTTCTTGTATTTTTTTGCCTTACCGCCTGCGAAGAGGTGATCGAAATCGATCTAAATGAAAGCGCCCCAAAATTAGTGATCGATGCGTCTGTAACTAAAAATATTGAGACCAATGATGCTGTAGCCAGAGTACGTCTCACAACCACCAAACCTTTCTTTGATAATGGCCCAACCGATGTGAATAATGCTTCAGTGACCATTACCGACGATAACGGAGTAGTATATGTGCTTCCCGGATCGGGAAATGGGTATTACGGGATTGAACCTTTCAACGTGGAACCAGGAATTGCGTATACCCTGGAAGTAATCTTTAATGGAGAATCATATATCGCTACAGAAATGTTAGAACCTGTCGCTTCTTTAGACTTCGTGGAACAGCGCAACGATGGTGGATTTTCGGGAGAAGACATTGAATTGAAAGCTTTTTTTACCGATCCTCTCAATACAGACAATTATTATTTTTTTGAAGGACTAAGCGAACGCGGAGATTTCTATGATACCTTTAACGATGAGTTCTTTGATGGCAATACCATTTTTGGGTACTATTTGGTCGAAGACCTTTCAGCGGGAGATGAAGTAACGTTCTATCTTCACGGCGTAGATGCCTCTTTTTACAATTTTATGTTTGTCCTCTTGCAACAAAGTTCTGATCAAAGTGATGGTCCGTTCGAGACGCAAGCTGCAACGGTTCGCGGAAATCTGGTGAATACGACGCAGCCCGATAATTTCCCGTTGGGTTATTTTCGAATTTCTGAAGTGTCCACACTTACCTACACTGTTCAATAA
- the murQ gene encoding N-acetylmuramic acid 6-phosphate etherase: MSFTKTTEADSNFNHLEKMSIPELLQHINKEDKTVPLAVEKSIPQITALTEKVTEKLKNGGRLFYIGAGTSGRLGIVDASECPPTFGVSHELVIGIIAGGDRAIRKAVEFAEDSETQGWEDLKKYDISEKDIVIGIAASGTTPYVIGALKKCNDNHIATGCITCNEGSPLALTATFPVVVIVGPEFVTGSSRMKAGTAQKLVLNMISTATMIQLGRVKGNKMVDMQLSNNKLVDRGIRMIMNELRISESAAQQLLDTHKNVRAAINAYQNETHR, from the coding sequence ATGAGTTTTACCAAAACCACCGAAGCAGATTCAAATTTTAATCATCTGGAAAAGATGAGTATTCCTGAGTTGCTTCAACATATTAATAAGGAAGACAAGACTGTTCCGCTTGCGGTTGAAAAATCTATACCTCAGATTACCGCGTTAACGGAAAAAGTTACCGAAAAATTGAAAAATGGCGGCCGACTCTTCTACATTGGTGCGGGTACCAGCGGCCGATTAGGAATTGTGGATGCCAGTGAGTGCCCTCCTACTTTTGGTGTTTCACATGAGCTTGTTATTGGGATCATCGCCGGGGGTGATAGAGCTATACGTAAAGCGGTCGAATTTGCCGAAGATTCCGAAACGCAAGGATGGGAAGACCTTAAAAAGTATGACATTTCAGAAAAAGACATTGTTATTGGTATTGCTGCGTCCGGTACTACTCCCTACGTTATTGGGGCGCTTAAAAAATGTAATGACAACCATATTGCAACAGGCTGTATAACCTGTAACGAAGGAAGTCCGTTAGCACTCACCGCAACATTTCCTGTCGTGGTTATCGTAGGTCCCGAATTTGTCACGGGAAGTTCCAGAATGAAAGCCGGAACTGCACAAAAATTGGTTTTAAACATGATATCCACCGCTACCATGATTCAGCTTGGAAGAGTGAAAGGCAATAAGATGGTAGACATGCAACTGAGCAATAATAAACTGGTAGATCGCGGTATTAGAATGATAATGAATGAGCTCCGAATTTCAGAATCAGCGGCGCAACAATTACTGGATACACATAAAAATGTGCGTGCTGCCATAAATGCATACCAAAATGAAACACACCGATAA